One Candidatus Nitrososphaera evergladensis SR1 genomic window carries:
- a CDS encoding DUF3237 family protein — protein sequence MESSELVYEVALHITGVVEYGANLQAITTGKAAPPPEGARFDVSLEGTVDGPRFKGSWHGVDYLNIRADGLSELHIHGQFDMADGGKVSMFADGIGTIDAKGIVHLRENVTLKSNYSAHAWVNSIVVWGVGTVNLATGEVRVKGYKA from the coding sequence ATGGAATCATCGGAACTCGTCTATGAGGTTGCATTGCACATCACAGGCGTTGTTGAGTATGGTGCAAACTTGCAGGCAATAACCACAGGAAAGGCCGCTCCGCCTCCCGAGGGTGCGCGGTTCGATGTATCGCTTGAAGGTACTGTCGATGGCCCCAGGTTCAAAGGCTCATGGCACGGAGTGGATTATCTCAACATTCGTGCTGATGGTCTATCAGAGCTTCACATTCATGGACAATTCGATATGGCTGATGGGGGGAAGGTATCAATGTTCGCCGACGGAATAGGAACTATCGACGCTAAGGGCATCGTCCATTTGCGGGAGAATGTGACGTTGAAGTCTAACTACTCGGCGCACGCTTGGGTAAATTCTATAGTTGTATGGGGAGTCGGGACGGTAAACTTGGCAACTGGAGAAGTTCGCGTAAAAGGATACAAAGCCTAA
- a CDS encoding DNA polymerase, with translation MAKSFAMTPPSLLSSLSIPMTDYKDLSKIDTTVAQHRKATDAGIRPVYGLDTETYQGDIFLIADSDGRYLDKDVSADTVLDFLFHKKYQNAVNVFYNLKFDAIVILKLLGKELERYLHTRELAFQHGDFRIKYIPKKCLTITKGHKSVSFYDIAQFFKTSLQQAYERNIGPMPEHFKGLKSARGEFSARFRRRHIRLLREYCINDCIMTKALGEKWLELYYQAAGFYPKRLLSSAYLASRAMIFRGIAFPRFAEVPLHTQVLAYRAFVGGRFEQTKRGVIGEARNYDINSAYPDKIAKLHDLTDGQWMQGNAIESGATMGFFKVVANVPDWKYLGPFPFKANANLVYPTGKFVTYVSIEELKACERKEWYEILDSWQFVPNDPNYHPYDEFVREYYAKKTELKERNDPLHIPFKEMLNSIYGKTAETMQLEKKRVMGTFFNPVIASHITGSTRAQIYRYIRNNGIEKDVAFIATDGISVTRDLGKGSKALGKFALKDYAQDVFCIQNGINRWNGNWKERGIGSEKGKTLDNYDIYQSGEGVYMKLKVERVTNLRSAIRQGKIAQIGVFKEEIRKVDFDGDRKRFWLGKINSLNEDQFNESSPLSLSVFTREQI, from the coding sequence TTGGCAAAATCCTTCGCCATGACACCACCATCATTACTCTCATCGTTGTCTATACCAATGACAGATTACAAAGATTTGTCCAAGATCGATACGACAGTGGCACAGCACAGAAAGGCAACGGATGCGGGAATAAGGCCGGTCTATGGATTAGACACAGAGACGTATCAGGGAGACATATTTTTAATTGCAGACTCGGACGGCAGATACCTAGACAAAGACGTATCCGCAGACACTGTACTAGATTTTCTCTTTCACAAAAAGTACCAGAATGCTGTCAACGTATTCTATAACCTAAAGTTTGATGCCATTGTCATTTTAAAGCTGCTTGGCAAAGAGCTTGAAAGATACCTCCACACAAGAGAGCTTGCTTTTCAGCACGGAGACTTTCGCATAAAATACATCCCAAAAAAATGCTTGACCATAACCAAAGGACACAAATCAGTATCGTTTTATGACATTGCTCAGTTTTTCAAAACTAGCCTGCAGCAAGCCTACGAGAGAAACATAGGACCGATGCCTGAGCACTTTAAAGGACTAAAGTCTGCAAGAGGCGAATTTTCTGCAAGATTTCGCCGGCGCCACATCCGCCTTCTGCGTGAGTACTGCATCAATGATTGCATTATGACAAAAGCACTTGGAGAAAAGTGGCTTGAGCTCTACTACCAAGCCGCTGGCTTCTATCCAAAAAGACTCCTGTCATCGGCATATCTTGCATCTAGGGCAATGATATTCCGCGGAATAGCATTTCCTAGGTTTGCCGAGGTGCCATTACATACTCAAGTATTGGCTTACAGAGCATTTGTAGGCGGGAGGTTTGAACAGACAAAAAGAGGCGTTATCGGCGAAGCAAGAAATTATGACATCAACTCGGCGTATCCTGACAAGATTGCCAAGCTGCATGACTTGACAGACGGCCAATGGATGCAAGGAAATGCCATTGAAAGTGGCGCGACGATGGGCTTTTTCAAGGTGGTTGCGAATGTTCCTGATTGGAAGTATCTCGGCCCTTTTCCGTTTAAGGCCAATGCAAATCTCGTTTATCCAACGGGCAAGTTTGTCACTTATGTGAGCATAGAGGAATTGAAAGCTTGTGAAAGAAAAGAGTGGTATGAGATATTAGACTCGTGGCAGTTTGTTCCAAACGATCCTAACTATCACCCGTACGATGAATTCGTCCGCGAATACTATGCCAAAAAGACAGAGCTAAAGGAAAGAAATGATCCTCTTCATATCCCATTCAAGGAAATGCTAAACTCGATTTATGGCAAGACGGCAGAAACTATGCAATTAGAGAAAAAGAGAGTAATGGGAACCTTCTTCAATCCTGTTATTGCTTCGCACATTACAGGCAGCACACGAGCTCAGATTTACCGATACATAAGAAACAATGGAATCGAAAAGGACGTGGCATTCATAGCGACTGACGGGATATCCGTCACCAGAGACCTAGGCAAAGGTTCCAAGGCGCTAGGTAAATTTGCACTAAAAGACTATGCTCAAGATGTCTTTTGCATTCAAAACGGGATAAACAGATGGAATGGAAACTGGAAAGAGCGTGGCATAGGCTCAGAGAAAGGAAAGACTCTGGATAACTATGACATTTACCAGTCTGGAGAAGGTGTGTACATGAAGCTCAAGGTCGAGCGGGTCACTAACCTACGTTCTGCAATAAGACAGGGCAAGATAGCGCAGATAGGTGTCTTTAAAGAAGAAATCAGAAAGGTCGATTTTGATGGAGACCGCAAAAGGTTCTGGCTTGGAAAAATAAACTCTCTGAACGAGGACCAATTCAATGAATCTTCGCCCCTTTCTCTAAGTGTCTTTACGAGGGAGCAGATTTGA